One Eurosta solidaginis isolate ZX-2024a chromosome 5, ASM4086904v1, whole genome shotgun sequence DNA segment encodes these proteins:
- the LOC137252805 gene encoding uncharacterized protein — translation MRNMGRLFQYNRFGGNDQNNQDNRKDTQNHNCLKTKEPLQQQFDANCPLSYAELYPDCVCHSIEATASPKAANTSDGAETTTTMTSRSIDLALRKYQQWSSKFLATTTTTNSNNTMPVPITTTATTQQFATNSDCCVTQLSTSSSQKSNSCSYSTNPSSTATSDYYSRQTMIGGNVSEVVYSEEREQGQYWNIGGDRELLVSASKRPKVYNCMKDFLRRKLFQQRHAQQDEQQKERQQIQRAQLEATLCKSDTEEDVTSDYDEVDMLDSSYNADEEDASDCSSQCTFPLESDIEDVEQMKQQNTHIEQQQQHNSNHSTAPQKSISPQKSMLSLNCWQNMTHYTDSTTEPEEQEDQAPNEATSERQAQIFDYQNVNDDSDAGISDCCQLISEKSSPSKLRKRQQQKQKSCQKQKPKQQRTRYNRNVHDEEELLASSWYQPRITTKAALEYLQQAAPGTFLLRRKSRTYELCLRAETKVKHFIVVAVADNHYKLKGAKKEFTSLKALVTHHSVMAEQLPLTLTLPREYNNKRTFYAPTSGKCAAKSLAFEVSARALRSLRYADDFDTYESLKILGLLPDWQCEAN, via the exons CCGCTACAACAGCAATTTGACGCAAATTGTCCACTATCGTACGCCGAATTATATCCGGATTGTGTTTGTCATAGTATTGAAGCCACAGCATCACCGAAAGCCGCCAACACATCAGACGGTGCAGAAACTACAACAACAATGACAAGCCGCAGCATAGATTTGGCCTTGCGCAAATATCAACAATGGAGTAGCAAATttctagcaacaacaacaacaaccaacagcAACAATACAATGCCAGTGCCAATAACAACAACTGCTACAACACAGCAATTTGCAACAAATTCTGACTGCTGTGTCACTCAATTGTCAACGTCTTCATCACAAAAATCGAACTCTTGCTCCTATTCGACCAACCCTTCATCTACTGCCACTTCAGACTATTACAGTCGACAAACAATGATTGGTGGCAATGTATCAGAGGTGGTGTATAGTGAGGAGCGTGAACAAGGGCAATACTGGAACATTGGTGGAGATCGAGAGTTGCTCGTTAGCGCGAGTAAAAGACCAAAAGTATATAATTGTATGAAGGACTTTTTGCGAAGGAAACTCTTTCAACAGCGACATGCACAACAAGATGAGCAACAAAAGGAACGGCAGCAAATACAGCGGGCACAGCTGGAGGCAACACTTTGTAAAAGTGATACAGAGGAGGATGTGACCAGTGATTATGATGAG GTTGATATGCTGGATTCATCGTACAATGCTGATGAGGAAGATGCAAGCGATTGCAGTAGTCAATGCACGTTTCCATTGGAAAGTGACATTGAGGATGTCGAACAAATGAAACAACAAAACACACacatagaacaacaacaacagcacaataGCAACCACAGCACTGCACCACAAAAATCGATTAGTCCGCAAAAATCTATGCTCTCGTTGAATTGTTGGCAAAACATGACGCACTACACCGACTCCACAACAGAACCGGAAGAGCAGGAGGATCAAGCGCCTAATGAGGCCACGTCAGAACGGCAGGCACAGATATTTGACTACCAAAACGTCAACGATGATTCAGATGCTGGCATCTCAGATTGCTGTCAATTAATAAGCGAAAAATCAAGCCCTTCGAAACTGCGAAaacgacaacaacaaaagcaaaaatcaTGTCAAAAGCAAAAACCAAAACAACAACGAACGCGCTACAACCGCAACGTGCACGATGAAGAAGAACTGCTCGCAAGCAGTTGGTATCAACCGCGCATCACAACCAAAGCCGCGCTTGAATACCTACAACAAGCCGCACCCGGTACATTCCTCCTACGTCGTAAATCCCGCACCTATGAGCTATGCTTGCGTGCCGAAACGAAGGTGAAACATTTCATAGTCGTCGCAGTGGCCGACAACCATTACAAGTTGAAAGGCGCCAAGAAGGAATTTACATCGTTAAAGGCATTGGTCACGCATCATTCCGTTATGGCGGAACAATTGCCGTTGACTTTAACATTGCCGcgcgaatacaacaacaaaaggaCATTCTACGCGCCAACCAGCGGAAAATGCGCCGCCAAGTCACTGGCGTTCGAAGTGAGTGCTAGAGCATTGAGATCCTTGCGTTATGCTGATGACTTCGATACGTATGAATCGTTGAAAATTTTGGGTTTACTGCCGGATTGGCAATGCGAAGCGAATTAA
- the LOC137252806 gene encoding collagenase-like — translation MKLLISLSLLLCIASAFEIPGRRNTQRERLGSMVQKAVASPRITNGQTAAANQFPYQAGLSLFNGEISHFCGGSLISNEWVLTAAHCTLTAMNVTVYLGSITRLDPIVRLEVDKSNIKVHREFEMETARNDIALIKIPAVKYSAAIQSVSLPKRASRYPTYVNKVVEASGWGLTSDTATSNSPVLEFANLKVISNEVCAEEYGSSIIDSGKICTATVNRTGVCGGDSGGPLVLAYSKLQIGIISIYSNKGCESDAPAAYTRVTSYLDWILANTGLRL, via the exons ATGAAATTGTTGATATCTTTGTCGCTCCTACTATGCATTGCCTCGGCGTTTGAAATTCCAGGACGTAGAAATACACAACGTGAACGCTTAGGGTCTATGGTGCAAAAGGCAGTTGCAAGTCCACGTATAACAAATGGCCAAACGGCTGCTGCTAATCAGTTTCCTTATCAGGCTGGTTTGTCGTTATTTAATGGTGAAATTTCTCACTTTTGTGGTGGATCTctaataagcaatgaatgggTGCTGACGGCTGCTCATTGTACTTTAAC GGCAATGAATGTGACCGTATACTTAGGCAGCATCACTCGCTTAGATCCCATTGTACGCCTGGAGGTTGACAAAAGTAATATTAAAGTTCATCGCGAATTCGAAATGGAAACTGCTAGAAATGATATAGCTTTGATCAAAATTCCAGCTGTAAAATATTCAGCTGCCATTCAATCGGTGTCTCTACCAAAACGTGCTTCACGGTATCCCACTTACGTCAATAAAGTTGTAGAGGCTTCTGGATGGGGTCTTACCTCTGATACAGCCACATCGAATTCACCTGTTTTAGAGTTTGCCAATTTAAAAGTGATCTCGAACGAAGTATGTGCTGAAGAATATGGTTCATCTATTATCGATTCCGGAAAAATTTGTACTGCCACTGTCAATCGTACTGGAGTTTGTGGTGGTGATTCTGGTGGCCCATTGGTGTTGGCATATTCAAAGCTTCAAATTGGTATTATATCTATTTATTCAAACAAAGGATGTGAAAGTGATGCACCAGCTGCATATACTCGTGTTACTTCCTACTTGGATTGGATTCTAGCAAATACGGGGCTTAGGCTTTAA